The Mucilaginibacter gracilis genomic interval ATTTGGCGAAGATTACAATACCACACGGAACAAACAGACCGCCCAAAACCTTGCCGTAGTCAGAAAGATAGCCCTAAATATCCTAAAAGCCGACAAAACCAGTAAGGCCAGCCTGAAAGCAAAAAGAAAAATGGCCGGGTGGAACCATAAATTTCTTCTTTCATTACAATTAATCGCTAAAACAAATTCCTAATGCGTCGGCCCTGGCATTAACAGCAAGGTAACTTGGTGTTTACTCATATATTCGTAGCTTTTGTATTAAAATGAGCCTGTTTATTGTTTTGGCAGTTATAAGCAGCAATAATCTGAGGTATGCGGAAGTTAATTCCTCTATACCAAGTATGATTCTTGCCAAATTGTCAGCTTCAGCAACAAATGCAGTTTGAAGTATTATAAACCCATATTACCTACTTTGCTATCGATAAACTTAAATCAATATATACCAACCATTAATGGTAAGTTCTATGGAAAGAACTTTTTGTATTTAAAAAATCAGAGCAGGTTAATTTATTTTGCACTTTAATTTTGTTCACTATCTCTTCTTAATGGCTTAAAAAAGTGGATGATAGCTCCTGCCCCGATTTAAATTTGGCTGATCAAGGTAACGCCTGGCAACTACAAATAGCGGCGGGTATTCAACGGCTAAAGGTGCTGGTTCACTTGTTGTGGTTACTGTTACCACTTTAAGTCAGCTTCAACCAGCCTTAACAATGGTAGTCATCATATTATTATAAGTTATAATATATTTGGCGGCTCCGTACCTTTAACGTTTACGTTTTCAAGTACTACATGGAATAACACCACCATTTAAGGAGCGAGCGGCGGGGACGCTACATTGTGAAATATCCAGTTAAAATTTGATTGGGAATTACTTTCAGGCGGCACTAACATTCAGCACATACTCGTTAAAAATATTACGTTCTATGGCAATATACTGGCATTGCAGCCTTTACCTTCAAGCGAAACAGATATCAGTTTTTCGGGTAACCATTCCGGGGTAAATTATTGGGATGTTTCCTTCCTTGTGGTATCAACGTTTAGTTTAATCACTGTAAAATCTATATTACCAGCGATGCTATTTGGTGAGGAACATTTGCATCCGCATCTCTTACTGCCACTTTTATTTTACCAGCAGCTGGTTAAATATGAGCCCGAATCCATCATGGAACTGCTGATGTAACGCCTACATTTAGTGTAGCACATAATTTCTAATGAAAAATTAAAAATGTAGCGGGTTTTGTAATTTGGTTGTACTTTTTATTTTGATCTCCCCGTATCAACGGAATGGGTGCTCCATTTGATACACATTAATAACCCATATCCCATGTAAGTTATAAAATAATCATTGTAGATAATTGAGACAATTATTTAATTATAGTACATTACTGTATCACATTTGTGCTAGAAAAAAATCCATTTCTATGACTATGTCAATTAATTTGCCTCCGTGTAAATCAGTTAACAGGTTTTCCGCTGCCGTTATTGGATCCGGATTTGTCGGCTTTAGTGCCGCGGCATACCTTGCGAAGTCAGGATGCAATGTAAGTGTTTATGAAAAAAATGAGCATATCGGGGGGCGCGCGAGGAGCCTGCAAGCCGGTGGGTACACTTTTGATACGGGACCGAGCTGGTACTGGATGCCGGAGGTCTTTGAAAACTTCTTCAACGATTTCGGTTATAAAGCAGATATTGGGTAAGAAAATAGCCAAATTGGCTTGCTGATTTGGCTTGGTTTTCTTTCAGCCAGGACTAATTGGGCCAATAAGAATGTGTTTGTTATTAAAGCTTCCCGGAGCCAGATCTAGCGTCAGCTGATTTGCTGACTCAGTATATGGATGAGGGGATGCGTGGATGGGTTAATAATGAAACACCTGATAACTTACCCGGCTTATGATTTAAATAAGTAGAATTTTCGTACTGATAGTTTTGTTTCTTAATTGAAAAGGATTACGTTTTTTTCGCATTAAAGAGCAATGAACACGCGCAAATCGAATTTTAAAAGTCAACCATGTCCACTCGCAGTAGTATGAATCGACTATCATATCACTTCGTAATATATTTTGCAGCGATTAAAAGTAGCAGAGTTCGGTCTGCCTTGGCTTCATCGTAATTTTCTTTTAGAAGCTGTTTAATCTGTTTGTTTTTAAGTTTAACAGCCGCCATTTGCAGCACTTGGAAAGAAGCCATTTCTACGCTTTCAATATTTTGAAGATAGAATATAATTGACATATCACGAAGTTCTGCTTGGCCAGTTTGTTCCTTTATAGCATTATAAGCATCGTCCACTAGTCCCGTCAAACCGTTTATACTCCCTTTCGATATTTGTGCATCAAGCAATTCATAGATTACCTCCATTCTTGCTAATTGCTTTTCAACATCGTTGACGGTTTCCGTAATGGCTAACTGCAAGTCATTAAAATAAACTTCGTTCTTTAATTGCGGCAGCCAGTTGACCAAGTGCGCCTTTGCATAATAGATACGGTTGAGGTGGTTAACAAAAAAAATCTTTAATTTTTCAGAACCTAACTTTATTTTTTTCGGAGAAGATGATTTATCGGATAGTTCTGACATCGGTAATTGTTTAATGCTAAGATAAGTACTCTTTTACGTGAGATAACAAGTCGAAAATATCAAATGGCTTAGCAATAAACGAATTAGCGCCGCATTCCTTAGCGAGTACGGCCAAATCAGTTTCACCCGAGACGAGCATTACAGGAAGTTGCCTGGTTTCTAATTTTGATTTGATCTCCTTACATATTTCCGGTCCGCTTTTAGCATAGCCGACAATACGAACATCAAGTAAAACCATATCAGGTTGTATAATCCTTATATGTTCAGCCGCTTCACTGGTGTTGGATAATACGGCTTCATAACCGTTCTCCTGGAAGACAACATTCAATATCTCCAAAATGTCTTCATCGTCGTCAATTAAGAGTATTCTTTTCGCCATGTTAAGTTGTCCGCAAATAATAGTCCAGTTTATCGAGTAATCGTCTATTTAAGTTAATAATAGTTTGTTCCTCTAAAAATAACTGTGTCCTTATAATTTTACTTCGCGATATTTGGAGATTAATTTTTGATTCTCATTATCATGCCTATCTTAGCTACATGACAAACAAACTTATTTGGTTTTGTGCTATTTGCTTATTAATCAGTAACCAGACAATTGCTCAGATAAGTACTCTGAATAAAGCTGTTGAAATAATTAACCGATATCGTAATGTTAGTTATTCACAAGTCGAACGTCAAAAGAACCCTTTCAGCGGTGACTGGATCTCATTTAATGTTAAATCATCAGTAAGCCGTATAAGCGAAAATGACAAATCTGAACTCTATGTTATGTTGGAAAGCAGAGGATATAAATATATATACAATGGCTCTACAAGAATAGATTTGGATTTAAACAATAAAACCTATGAGCTTAAGCAAGGAACCGGGGATGAGCCTTATAAAACACCATACTATTGGGCGCAATTTATACAAACGAAATTAGCCACATCACCTGAAAAAATTAAAAGTAAGCCGGATACTATTATTAATAATGTAGCTTGTTTTCATATAAAAGTCGTAATGACTGATTCTGCTTCCAGTAAGGAAATATATGATTTATGTTTAAATAAGACTACCTATTTACCTGTTTATATAAAACAATATTTGCAGGGGAATTTTGGAAAAGGAGATATGACCAGTAATGATATAGCATTAATGGTTAACGAAAGCAGCTACACCGATTACAGTGTTAATGCTCAGAATTTTATTGATGTTAAGAACTTAACCATCCCGACAAACTTTCATACTGAGAAAAAGGTCGCAATGATTACAACGGGCAATAGTGCGCCCGATTGGGAACTGCATGATTTACAGGGAAATATTGTGACCAATGCTCAGCTAAAAGGAAAAGTTACCTTAATTGATTTTTCATTTAACGCTTGCGCTGCCTGTATGCTTTCAATACCTACCTTAAAAAAGCTGCATGAAAAGTATAAAGGAAGCGATGTTAACATTATGACTGTAAACACTTCAGACACCAAACAGTCTGTTATTGCTTTTACTAAAAAAAACGATATTAATTATACGGTACTACTAAACGGAAGTAAAGTGGCCAAAAGCTTTCAGATTTCAGCATACCCCAGTTTTTATCTCATAGACAAAAACGGTATGATAGCCGCGACATTTGAAGGCTATAGTAAGGACCT includes:
- a CDS encoding phytoene desaturase family protein, encoding MSINLPPCKSVNRFSAAVIGSGFVGFSAAAYLAKSGCNVSVYEKNEHIGGRARSLQAGGYTFDTGPSWYWMPEVFENFFNDFGYKADIG
- a CDS encoding DUF892 family protein, producing MSELSDKSSSPKKIKLGSEKLKIFFVNHLNRIYYAKAHLVNWLPQLKNEVYFNDLQLAITETVNDVEKQLARMEVIYELLDAQISKGSINGLTGLVDDAYNAIKEQTGQAELRDMSIIFYLQNIESVEMASFQVLQMAAVKLKNKQIKQLLKENYDEAKADRTLLLLIAAKYITK
- a CDS encoding response regulator; the encoded protein is MAKRILLIDDDEDILEILNVVFQENGYEAVLSNTSEAAEHIRIIQPDMVLLDVRIVGYAKSGPEICKEIKSKLETRQLPVMLVSGETDLAVLAKECGANSFIAKPFDIFDLLSHVKEYLS
- a CDS encoding TlpA family protein disulfide reductase, encoding MTNKLIWFCAICLLISNQTIAQISTLNKAVEIINRYRNVSYSQVERQKNPFSGDWISFNVKSSVSRISENDKSELYVMLESRGYKYIYNGSTRIDLDLNNKTYELKQGTGDEPYKTPYYWAQFIQTKLATSPEKIKSKPDTIINNVACFHIKVVMTDSASSKEIYDLCLNKTTYLPVYIKQYLQGNFGKGDMTSNDIALMVNESSYTDYSVNAQNFIDVKNLTIPTNFHTEKKVAMITTGNSAPDWELHDLQGNIVTNAQLKGKVTLIDFSFNACAACMLSIPTLKKLHEKYKGSDVNIMTVNTSDTKQSVIAFTKKNDINYTVLLNGSKVAKSFQISAYPSFYLIDKNGMIAATFEGYSKDLENELIKKMDDLK